A DNA window from Brassica napus cultivar Da-Ae chromosome C1, Da-Ae, whole genome shotgun sequence contains the following coding sequences:
- the LOC106417537 gene encoding glutathione S-transferase T3-like — protein MASSSFVNLLASQGSVDLNSAETPLFSTQTPTQTPQEPSVKERRKWSVKEDLILVGVWLNTSKDSIVGNEQKGVAFWKRIVEYYNSSPLLVGTVPRELGQCKQRWARINDLVCKFAGCYDTTLREHRSGQNDNDVMKAALDIFNSDQNMKFNLEHAWRELRHDVKWCSTYQEKDKDKRKTADTSVAEPEDRPIWVKAAGKRKKTGKDEELTKLEGLVDIKKQISRQSLLESLLAKPEPLSDMELALKTKLLSEMLS, from the coding sequence ATGGCAAGCTCTAGTTTTGTTAATCTCTTAGCGAGCCAAGGGTCAGTTGACCTTAACTCTGCAGAGACTCCATTGTTTAGTACCCAAACTCCTACCCAAACTCCGCAAGAACCAAGTGTCAAAGAGAGGAGAAAGTGGTCTGTGAAGGAGGATTTAATCCTGGTGGGTGTTTGGCTCAACACTAGCAAAGATTCAATCGTTGGTAACGAACAAAAAGGTGTTGCCTTCTGGAAGAGGATTGTAGAGTACTACAACTCCAGTCCTCTTCTCGTTGGGACAGTGCCAAGAGAACTAGGGCAATGCAAGCAAAGATGGGCTAGGATCAATGATTTGGTCTGCAAGTTTGCTGGCTGCTACGACACGACATTGAGGGAGCACAGAAGTGGTCAAAATGACAACGATGTGATGAAGGCTGCCTTGGATATCTTCAACAGTGACCAGAACATGAAGTTCAACTTGGAACATGCGTGGAGGGAGCTTAGGCATGATGTGAAATGGTGCTCCACCTATCAGGAGAAGGACAAGGATAAGCGCAAAACCGCGGATACTTCGGTTGCAGAACCAGAAGATAGACCAATATGGGTTAAGGCTGCGGGTAAGAGGAAGAAAACAGGAAAAGATGAAGAATTAACCAAGCTTGAAGGGCTGGTGGACATTAAAAAGCAAATCTCAAGGCAAAGTTTGCTTGAAAGTTTGCTTGCAAAGCCTGAGCCACTGTCTGATATGGAATTAGCACTGAAAACAAAACTGTTGTCTGAAATGTTGTCTTGA
- the LOC106417536 gene encoding zinc finger BED domain-containing protein RICESLEEPER 2-like → MAIRNAVKYVRSSGTRLQSFQLRVLTRMVSRGSLSLDCITRWNSTYLMLSAALKFKVAFEKLKAEDMLYNDYFLEEEENGQKRVGPPTTEGWEENEIVIIERNLIALSNSKDGILQIQAKEMRNKFEKYWDGLINMNPLVIIASVFDPRNKMQFASICFDKLYGKDSLESGHLRTSIRALMKSLYEEYVSKLGSSSQGDSLSNVIDNGEGEVGTMFDISDDDDEDFERRDSLYSKMVSEAANEEGSSELDIYLMEKPVPRGSNNFGLDYNVLSWWRKNSCKFPILSELAEDVLAVQVSFVASESAFSTSGRILDPFRSCLTPYMIEALVCLQQWLRNNIQAEKVASLVQMFEELDFHESLGWNVEEAKTNLAYHSLLDNLSF, encoded by the exons ATGGCTATTAGAAATGCTGTGAAGTATGTTAGATCATCGGGTACAAGATTGCAGTCGTTTCAGTTAAGGGTGCTGACAAGAATGGTTAGTAGAGGGAGCTTGTCTTTGGACTGCATAACTCGTTGGAACTCCACATATCTCATGTTGTCTGCCGCTTTGAAGTTTAAGGTTGCTTTTGAGAAGCTCAAAGCCGAAGACATGTTGTATAATGATTATTTTCTGGAAGAAGAGGAGAATGGACAGAAGAGAGTTGGACCTCCTACTACGGAAGGGTGGGAAGAG AATGAGATTGTGATTATCGAGAGGAACTTGATTGCATTGAGCAATAGCAAAGATGGGATTCTACAGATTCAAGCAAAGGAGATGAGGAACAAATTTGAGAAATACTGGGATGGGCTTATCAATATGAACCCACTGGTCATCATTGCAAGTGTGTTCGATCCAAGGAACAAGATGCAATTTGCTTCTATATGTTTTGATAAGCTGTACGGGAAGGATAGTCTGGAGAGTGGTCATCTCAGAACATCAATCAGGGCACTGATGAAATCGTTGTATGAGGAGTATGTGAGCAAGCTCGGCTCTTCATCTCAAGGTGATAGTCTCAGCAACGTTATTGATAATGGGGAAGGTGAAGTTGGAACCATGTTTGATATCTCtgatgacgatgatgaagaCTTTGAGAGGAGAGATTCTTTGTATTCAAAGATGGTTTCAGAGGCAGCAAATGAAGAAGGAAGCAGTGAACTTGACATCTACTTGATGGAAAAACCAGTACCACGAGGCTCAAACAACTTCGGCTTGGATTACAATGTGTTATCTTGGTGGAGGAAGAACTCTTGTAAGTTTCCAATCTTGTCTGAACTAGCAGAAGATGTGCTAGCTGTTCAAGTCTCCTTTGTTGCTTCAGAGTCAGCATTCAGTACAAGTGGTAGGATTTTAGATCCGTTTCGTAGTTGTCTGACTCCATACATGATTGAAGCTCTTGTCTGCCTACAACAGTGGCTTCGAAACAACATCCAGGCTGAGAAGGTTGCAAGCTTGGTTCAGATGTTTGAAGAACTCGATTTTCATGAGTCATTAG GTTGGAATGTCGAGGAAGCCAAAACCAACTTAGCCTATCACTCTCTTTTGGACAACTTATCTTTTTGA
- the LOC106418496 gene encoding calcium load-activated calcium channel-like yields MATTIPLFASFKYADSLTVVGISFCTALVCEAISWILIYRTSSYKSLKYSIDKAAKKLETMKTENPSSKLTIKKSKTKKIDRVETSLKESSRDLSLFKFKSGAVVALVLFVVFGLLNSLFEGKVVAKLPFHPIAIVKKMSHRGLKGDDPTDCSMAFLYLLCSISIRTNLQKFLGFSPPRGAAGAGLFPMPDPKTN; encoded by the coding sequence ATGGCGACGACGATCCCACTCTTCGCTTCCTTCAAGTACGCCGACAGCTTAACCGTCGTCGGCATCTCCTTCTGCACCGCGCTAGTCTGCGAAGCCATCTCGTGGATCCTGATCTACCGCACGAGCTCCTACAAATCCCTAAAATACTCAATCGACAAAGCCGCCAAGAAGCTCGAGACCATGAAGACCGAGAACCCTTCCTCCAAGCTCACCATCAAGAAGTCGAAGACCAAGAAGATCGACCGCGTCGAGACGAGCCTGAAGGAGTCGAGCCGAGATCTGTCCCTCTTCAAGTTCAAATCCGGCGCCGTCGTGGCCCTCGTCCTCTTCGTCGTCTTCGGGCTGTTGAACTCGCTCTTCGAAGGTAAGGTCGTCGCGAAGCTCCCGTTCCATCCGATCGCGATCGTGAAGAAGATGAGCCACAGGGGGTTGAAAGGTGATGATCCGACGGATTGTTCCATGGCGTTTTTGTATTTGTTGTGTTCGATTAGTATAAGGACGAATCTGCAGAAGTTTCTAGGGTTCTCTCCGCCGCGTGGTGCTGCTGGTGCTGGTTTGTTTCCCATGCCTGATCCCAAGACTAACTGA